A genomic stretch from Marinobacter fonticola includes:
- a CDS encoding DUF2069 domain-containing protein, protein MLHTVRARKTRLLCQVLYAALIILLVVTTFWPAPDPALSLPLILSIKLVPLLVFIPVVISGHNRGMIWLSFVLIFYFTQFVVSAWLTEGGLGATASAVVALLLFVSAMVHLKTNRPE, encoded by the coding sequence ATGCTTCACACCGTGCGCGCACGCAAAACCCGACTGCTTTGTCAGGTGCTTTATGCGGCGTTAATCATTCTGTTGGTGGTCACTACGTTCTGGCCAGCGCCGGATCCTGCGCTGTCGTTACCACTCATTCTATCCATTAAGCTGGTCCCTCTTTTGGTTTTCATTCCGGTGGTTATCAGCGGCCACAATCGCGGGATGATCTGGCTCAGCTTCGTGCTGATTTTTTACTTCACCCAGTTCGTTGTCAGCGCCTGGCTGACCGAGGGTGGCCTGGGTGCGACAGCCAGTGCGGTTGTCGCCCTTCTACTCTTCGTTTCTGCTATGGTGCATCTGAA